One segment of Fusobacterium massiliense DNA contains the following:
- the recJ gene encoding single-stranded-DNA-specific exonuclease RecJ, whose translation MRKETKWILENEVNYEYVFNKEKNKKLDYIVKEILENRNLSLEDDFSFDPFDLKDIDIAYERIMKAIEKNEKIYIYGDYDVDGITSVSLLYLSLSELGANVNYYIPLRDEGYGLNKEAIQTLKNDGANLVISVDCGINSAEEIDLANELELDFIITDHHEITGNLPKAMAVINPKRNENIYSFKYLAGVGTAFMLVYAIYKKQNKMNDLNKYLDIVAIGTVADIVPLVSDNRKFVRRGLKVLKNTRWIGIKQLIRKIFPDDWDSREYFAYDIGYIIAPIFNAAGRLEDAKQAVSLFVEEDGFKCLQIIDKLLENNNSRKEIQKRIFETSLVEIEKKQLYNRKLILVANKNFHHGVIGIVASKILDKYYKPSIIMEIKENEGIATASCRSIDGINIVECLNSVSDILVKYGGHSGAAGFTINIENIDEFYDRVEKYIDEHYDTEVFKKNIKIESILEPYKVNYNFLKELELLEPYGAKNHTPIFIFKNCRFENLRFTRNSTEHLMMDIMKDGYYFKNCIFFGGGDYYDLVAESKSIDIAFKLKLETFKDRYMCKLQLEDIKNSENNSDIFDSILKLEGKDITFPIETVVYPKRMDIENPISLSFNDYGVALTKDRVIFENIDSNLSKILVTLKRDFNYDFSVEIKERYIKKENINLHIVINKKEAELKSFPIKDNQIFMEIKNMLIGNFSYNSIQKKILSSIFKEKNPTLAIMEKGRGIETIINTIKFFYEYKNLTISINDASKKANFYIFTLNFNHDTILEDFLKSLEKIENKNNILIISNRDFNINNFIKIEDTYSVPKNVEYIDYKEIKKLKDFDNLYYPFLSNEKKEILLKKVEENEKIYSTKEIVVHF comes from the coding sequence ATGAGAAAAGAAACTAAATGGATTTTAGAAAACGAAGTTAATTATGAATATGTTTTTAATAAAGAAAAAAATAAAAAATTAGATTACATAGTAAAAGAAATTTTAGAGAATAGAAATTTATCTCTTGAAGATGACTTTTCTTTTGATCCTTTTGATTTAAAAGATATTGATATTGCATATGAAAGAATAATGAAAGCAATAGAAAAAAATGAAAAAATTTATATCTATGGAGACTACGATGTAGACGGGATAACTTCTGTTTCACTTCTATATTTATCTTTATCTGAACTAGGTGCAAATGTTAACTATTATATTCCATTGAGAGATGAAGGTTATGGTCTTAATAAAGAAGCTATACAAACATTAAAAAACGATGGAGCTAATCTCGTTATAAGTGTTGACTGTGGTATAAACTCCGCAGAAGAAATTGACTTAGCTAATGAATTAGAATTAGATTTTATTATAACAGATCATCATGAAATAACAGGGAATTTACCAAAAGCTATGGCAGTTATCAACCCTAAAAGAAATGAGAATATATACTCTTTCAAATATTTAGCAGGTGTTGGAACAGCTTTTATGCTTGTTTATGCTATTTATAAAAAACAAAATAAAATGAATGATTTAAACAAATATCTAGATATCGTAGCTATTGGAACTGTTGCAGATATAGTCCCTTTAGTTTCTGACAACAGAAAATTTGTAAGAAGAGGTTTAAAAGTTTTAAAAAATACAAGATGGATAGGAATAAAGCAACTTATTAGAAAAATTTTCCCTGATGATTGGGATAGTAGAGAATATTTTGCTTACGATATAGGTTATATAATTGCCCCTATTTTTAATGCTGCTGGTCGTTTAGAAGATGCAAAACAAGCCGTTTCTTTGTTTGTTGAAGAAGATGGCTTTAAATGCTTACAAATTATAGATAAACTTTTGGAAAATAACAATTCAAGAAAAGAGATACAAAAAAGAATATTTGAAACATCTTTAGTTGAAATTGAAAAAAAACAACTATACAATAGAAAATTAATTTTAGTGGCTAATAAAAATTTCCATCATGGTGTTATAGGTATAGTTGCATCTAAAATTTTAGATAAATACTATAAGCCTAGTATTATCATGGAAATAAAAGAAAATGAAGGAATAGCAACTGCCTCTTGCAGAAGTATTGATGGTATAAATATAGTAGAATGTTTAAATTCTGTTAGTGATATTTTAGTAAAATACGGTGGTCATTCAGGAGCTGCAGGTTTTACAATAAATATTGAAAATATTGATGAATTTTATGATAGGGTAGAAAAATATATAGACGAGCACTATGACACTGAAGTTTTTAAAAAAAATATAAAAATAGAATCAATTTTAGAGCCTTACAAAGTAAATTATAATTTTTTAAAAGAGTTAGAATTACTTGAACCATACGGAGCTAAAAATCATACTCCTATTTTTATTTTTAAAAATTGTAGATTTGAAAATCTAAGATTTACTAGAAATAGTACAGAACATCTTATGATGGATATTATGAAAGATGGATACTATTTCAAAAATTGTATTTTTTTTGGTGGTGGGGATTACTATGATTTGGTAGCTGAATCAAAAAGTATTGATATAGCTTTTAAATTAAAATTAGAAACTTTTAAAGATAGATATATGTGTAAGTTACAACTTGAAGATATTAAAAATTCAGAAAATAATTCAGATATTTTTGATAGCATTCTAAAATTAGAAGGTAAAGATATTACTTTTCCAATAGAAACAGTTGTCTATCCTAAGAGAATGGATATTGAAAATCCCATATCTTTAAGTTTTAACGATTATGGGGTAGCTTTAACTAAAGATAGAGTTATTTTTGAAAATATTGACTCTAATCTTTCTAAAATTTTAGTAACACTAAAAAGGGATTTCAATTATGATTTTTCAGTAGAGATAAAAGAAAGATATATAAAAAAAGAAAATATAAACTTACATATTGTAATAAACAAAAAGGAAGCTGAACTGAAAAGTTTTCCAATAAAAGACAATCAAATTTTTATGGAAATTAAAAATATGTTAATAGGAAATTTTTCGTATAACTCTATTCAGAAAAAAATACTTTCTTCTATTTTTAAAGAGAAAAATCCTACTCTTGCTATAATGGAAAAAGGAAGAGGAATAGAAACTATTATAAATACAATAAAATTTTTCTATGAATACAAAAATTTAACTATAAGTATAAATGACGCTTCTAAAAAAGCTAATTTCTATATCTTTACTTTAAATTTTAATCACGATACAATTTTAGAAGATTTTCTTAAAAGTCTTGAAAAAATTGAAAATAAAAATAATATCTTAATTATTTCAAACAGAGATTTTAATATCAATAATTTTATAAAAATTGAGGATACTTACTCTGTTCCAAAAAATGTTGAGTATATAGATTATAAAGAAATTAAAAAATTAAAAGATTTTGATAACTTATATTACCCATTCTTATCAAATGAAAAGAAAGAAATTTTATTAAAAAAAGTAGAAGAAAATGAAAAAATATATTCAACAAAAGAAATAGTTGTTCATTTCTAA
- a CDS encoding class I SAM-dependent methyltransferase gives MKIKLDGVAETLLITLNVRAKDYESTKSILQDKKSFEIVSQLDYDFKKFDTAWASYYGVLARAYIMDKEVKKFIAKYQDCVIISIGCGLDTRFERVDNGKIIWYNLDLPEVIEVRKNFFKENDRVKNISKSVFESDWTKEVVTNGKELLIISEGVFMYFDESEVKKILENLVNSFNKFELHLDLLYKGTVKMSSKHDALKKMNNAVFKWGVKDGSEVVKLEPKLKQIGLINFTEKMAKILPLSKKIFIPLFWIMNNRLGMYRYDK, from the coding sequence ATGAAAATTAAATTAGATGGTGTAGCAGAAACATTGCTTATAACATTAAATGTAAGGGCTAAAGATTATGAAAGTACAAAATCTATTTTACAAGATAAAAAATCTTTTGAAATTGTTTCACAATTAGATTATGATTTTAAAAAATTTGATACTGCTTGGGCTAGTTATTATGGAGTATTAGCAAGAGCATATATAATGGATAAAGAAGTAAAGAAGTTTATAGCCAAATATCAAGATTGTGTAATAATTTCAATAGGTTGTGGACTTGATACCAGATTTGAAAGAGTAGATAATGGAAAAATAATTTGGTATAATCTTGATTTGCCAGAAGTAATAGAAGTAAGAAAAAATTTTTTTAAAGAAAATGATAGAGTAAAAAATATTTCAAAGTCAGTTTTTGAATCTGATTGGACCAAAGAAGTTGTAACTAACGGCAAAGAGTTGCTTATAATTTCTGAAGGAGTTTTTATGTATTTTGATGAAAGTGAAGTAAAGAAAATTTTAGAAAATTTAGTTAATAGCTTTAATAAATTTGAGTTACATTTAGATTTACTTTATAAAGGAACTGTAAAAATGAGTTCAAAACACGATGCTCTAAAGAAAATGAATAATGCTGTATTTAAATGGGGTGTAAAAGACGGTAGTGAAGTTGTAAAATTAGAACCTAAATTAAAACAAATAGGACTTATTAATTTTACAGAAAAAATGGCAAAAATTTTGCCCCTATCAAAAAAAATATTTATTCCACTTTTTTGGATTATGAATAATCGTTTAGGAATGTATAGATATGATAAATAA
- the hutG gene encoding formimidoylglutamase, which produces MDWNGRIDGYDEDVLRIHQVIQVKTLEELLEESSDGKKVCFVSYNSDEGIRRNNGRLGAREGWQHLKSALSNFPIFDTSIKFYDLKNPIDVKNGKLEEAQMQLADTVAKLKEKNYFVVCMGGGHDIAYGTYTGIMNYAKTLSSKPKVGIISFDAHFDMRDFSKGGNSGTMFYQIAEDCKRDNIKFDYNVIGIQRFSNTKRLFDRAKEYGVRYYLAEDIQKVSDLNLNPILERNDFIHLTICTDVFHITCAPGVSAPQTFGIWPSQAIRLLDIIASTKKNLTLEVAEISPRYDYDDRTSRLVANLIYQVVLKYFGAEVK; this is translated from the coding sequence ATGGATTGGAATGGTCGTATAGATGGATATGATGAAGATGTACTTAGAATACACCAAGTTATTCAAGTAAAAACTTTAGAAGAATTGTTGGAAGAAAGTAGTGACGGGAAAAAAGTTTGTTTTGTAAGCTATAATTCTGATGAAGGAATTAGAAGAAATAATGGAAGATTAGGAGCAAGAGAAGGGTGGCAACATTTAAAATCTGCATTGTCAAATTTTCCGATATTTGATACTTCTATAAAATTTTATGATTTAAAAAACCCAATAGATGTAAAAAATGGAAAACTGGAAGAAGCCCAAATGCAACTTGCTGATACTGTTGCAAAACTAAAAGAAAAGAATTATTTTGTTGTATGTATGGGTGGTGGACATGATATAGCTTATGGAACATATACAGGTATAATGAATTATGCAAAAACTCTTAGTTCAAAACCTAAGGTTGGAATTATAAGTTTTGATGCTCACTTTGATATGAGAGATTTTAGTAAAGGTGGAAATTCAGGAACTATGTTCTACCAAATTGCTGAAGATTGTAAAAGAGATAATATAAAATTTGACTATAATGTTATAGGAATTCAAAGATTTTCAAATACTAAAAGACTTTTTGATAGAGCAAAAGAATATGGCGTAAGATATTATTTAGCAGAAGATATACAAAAAGTTAGTGATTTAAATTTAAATCCAATTTTAGAAAGAAATGATTTTATACATCTAACTATATGTACAGATGTATTCCATATAACTTGTGCTCCAGGAGTAAGTGCTCCACAAACTTTTGGAATTTGGCCAAGCCAAGCAATTAGATTGCTAGATATTATAGCTAGTACTAAAAAGAATTTGACACTTGAAGTAGCAGAAATTAGCCCTAGATATGACTATGATGATAGAACTTCAAGACTTGTGGCTAACTTGATTTATCAAGTTGTACTAAAATATTTTGGTGCTGAAGTTAAATAA
- a CDS encoding type III toxin-antitoxin system ToxN/AbiQ family toxin: MSQLQRSENSCLNWLKTATKLYEYMLLDKLPNNIKERCCNFKLLEEKAIEYDKEKYFYLNNYNNVLKL; this comes from the coding sequence ATCTCCCAGCTACAGAGATCGGAGAATTCTTGCCTCAATTGGTTAAAAACTGCTACAAAGCTTTATGAATATATGTTGCTTGATAAATTGCCTAACAATATAAAAGAAAGGTGCTGCAACTTTAAATTATTAGAAGAAAAAGCTATAGAATATGATAAAGAGAAATATTTTTACTTGAATAATTATAACAATGTGTTAAAATTATAA
- a CDS encoding helix-turn-helix domain-containing protein: protein MSKTFGCVRLVYNLMLNDRDINAAKNILAEGLRIRQTA from the coding sequence ATAAGTAAAACTTTTGGTTGTGTTAGACTTGTCTACAACCTTATGCTCAACGATAGAGATATAAATGCAGCGAAAAATATATTAGCTGAAGGTCTAAGAATAAGACAGACAGCTTGA
- a CDS encoding DUF4241 domain-containing protein, whose protein sequence is MNTTKEWIKKYETVKHLLVAPMNYAEVFEKNEIHGKKLFVLEMGEIIFPTGELLVRDPLVWLSRAEKPYLTKVPRGKYSIETLVAEIEEEHYRYVLTRVKFNENKPVIYYEALKGDENLEGVDNESIFGFMVDAGLATIVDVETRDKYCDFVEKWYKENTEKNIYNDFFAKEFKENAMKNPKFQREDGDWINFKIPNTDLSIPMIQSGFGDGQYPVYFGYDEKGNLCDIVLEYIPIN, encoded by the coding sequence ATGAATACAACAAAAGAATGGATTAAAAAATATGAAACAGTAAAACATTTATTAGTTGCCCCTATGAACTATGCAGAAGTTTTTGAAAAAAATGAAATTCATGGAAAAAAATTATTTGTTTTAGAAATGGGAGAAATCATATTTCCTACGGGAGAACTTTTGGTAAGAGATCCTTTGGTTTGGCTGAGTAGAGCAGAAAAACCTTACTTAACCAAAGTACCAAGAGGAAAGTATAGCATTGAAACTTTGGTAGCAGAAATCGAAGAAGAACACTATCGTTATGTACTTACAAGAGTAAAATTTAATGAAAATAAGCCTGTGATTTATTACGAAGCTTTAAAAGGTGATGAAAACCTAGAAGGTGTAGATAATGAAAGTATTTTTGGATTTATGGTTGATGCAGGATTGGCAACTATAGTTGATGTAGAAACAAGAGATAAATATTGTGATTTTGTAGAGAAGTGGTATAAAGAAAATACTGAAAAAAATATTTATAATGATTTTTTTGCAAAGGAATTTAAAGAAAATGCCATGAAAAATCCAAAATTTCAAAGAGAAGATGGAGACTGGATAAACTTTAAAATTCCTAATACAGATTTATCAATTCCTATGATTCAGTCTGGTTTTGGAGATGGACAGTATCCTGTATATTTTGGGTATGATGAAAAGGGAAATCTTTGTGATATTGTTTTAGAGTATATACCGATAAATTAA
- a CDS encoding DUF2004 domain-containing protein, whose product MEKIKHEFFGELDLVNGLDDGMGFSDDVVVLWEEEINGINTTLWYGKPAKITTELLDNFTKFLQNFDEYNIKARKAIEEFLLEDNTYITFHKEELELDLPEDVNEFVQCMKVTNIGLWADGENVMIVDYMISPEESDEILAVKFDDSLDIIDIAWES is encoded by the coding sequence ATGGAAAAAATAAAACATGAATTTTTTGGAGAATTAGATTTAGTAAATGGATTAGACGATGGTATGGGATTTAGTGACGATGTTGTTGTATTGTGGGAAGAAGAGATAAATGGAATTAATACAACACTTTGGTATGGTAAACCAGCTAAAATCACAACAGAATTATTAGATAATTTTACGAAGTTTTTACAAAATTTTGATGAATATAACATAAAAGCTAGAAAAGCAATAGAAGAATTTCTATTAGAAGATAATACATATATTACATTTCATAAAGAAGAATTAGAACTTGATTTACCAGAAGATGTAAATGAATTTGTACAATGTATGAAAGTTACGAATATTGGATTATGGGCAGATGGAGAGAATGTAATGATTGTAGATTATATGATTTCTCCAGAAGAAAGTGATGAAATTTTAGCTGTTAAATTTGATGATAGTCTTGATATTATAGATATTGCTTGGGAAAGTTAA
- a CDS encoding queuosine precursor transporter produces the protein MMNNIFLWFLMLVINFSCILFAYKKFGKTGLYIWVPISTILANIQVVMLVNLFGMEATLGNILYAGGFLVTDILSENHGKEAAQKAVKIGFFGLIATTLIMQCAIHFTPLDVPEGIAMFESVKSIFSLLPRLAFASLVAYLISQFHDVWLYEKIREKFPAKKHIWLRNNGSTMLSQLLDNAVFTTIAFYGVYPIDVMFNIFLSTYIIKFIVAICDTPFIYLADKLFRGKKIPENI, from the coding sequence ATGATGAATAATATTTTTTTATGGTTTTTAATGTTGGTAATAAATTTTTCTTGTATTTTATTTGCTTATAAAAAATTTGGAAAAACAGGTTTATATATTTGGGTTCCAATTTCAACTATACTTGCAAATATACAAGTAGTTATGCTTGTAAATCTTTTTGGAATGGAAGCAACACTTGGAAATATATTGTATGCTGGAGGATTTTTAGTGACAGATATATTAAGTGAAAATCACGGAAAAGAAGCAGCTCAAAAAGCTGTAAAAATTGGATTTTTTGGGTTGATAGCAACCACTTTAATTATGCAATGTGCTATACATTTTACACCTCTTGATGTACCAGAAGGTATAGCTATGTTTGAAAGTGTTAAAAGTATATTTTCTTTATTACCAAGACTTGCTTTTGCATCATTAGTTGCTTATTTAATTTCACAATTTCATGATGTATGGCTATACGAAAAAATAAGAGAAAAATTCCCGGCAAAAAAACATATATGGCTTAGAAATAACGGAAGTACAATGTTAAGTCAATTATTAGATAATGCTGTATTTACAACAATAGCTTTCTATGGAGTTTACCCTATTGATGTAATGTTTAATATTTTCTTATCTACATATATTATAAAGTTTATTGTTGCTATTTGTGATACACCATTTATCTACTTAGCAGATAAATTATTTAGAGGTAAGAAAATTCCTGAGAACATTTAA
- a CDS encoding radical SAM protein, with amino-acid sequence MGVRYNRVEGKFAREITLLKSFPCVYGKCKFCNYIEDNSTNESEINSVNFEVLKEVSGDLGVLEVINSGSVFELPRKTLEKIREIVYEKDIKILYFEIFYFYLPRLNEIVDFFNEKKKVEIRFRTGIESFDNDYRRNVYGKNIILDEKKIKELSEKIYSVCLLIATKGQTQEMIRKDIEIGLKYFKAITVNVFDDNGTEVKSDPELVRWFEIEMRDLFDNDRVEILMNNRELGVFEQ; translated from the coding sequence ACTCTTTTGAAGTCTTTTCCTTGTGTTTATGGAAAATGTAAATTTTGTAATTACATAGAGGATAATTCTACAAATGAGAGTGAAATTAATAGTGTAAATTTTGAAGTTTTGAAAGAAGTTAGTGGAGATTTAGGAGTTTTAGAAGTTATAAACTCTGGTTCAGTATTTGAATTACCTAGAAAAACACTGGAAAAAATAAGGGAAATAGTATATGAAAAGGATATAAAAATTTTATATTTTGAAATATTCTATTTTTATTTACCAAGACTAAATGAAATTGTAGATTTTTTTAACGAAAAGAAAAAAGTTGAAATAAGATTTAGGACAGGCATAGAAAGTTTTGATAATGATTATAGAAGAAATGTATATGGTAAAAATATAATTTTAGATGAAAAAAAAATAAAGGAGTTGTCAGAAAAAATATATTCGGTTTGCTTACTTATAGCAACTAAGGGACAAACTCAAGAAATGATAAGAAAAGATATTGAAATAGGACTTAAATATTTTAAAGCTATAACTGTAAATGTCTTTGATGACAATGGAACGGAAGTAAAAAGTGACCCTGAATTAGTTAGATGGTTTGAAATAGAAATGAGAGATTTATTTGATAATGATAGGGTAGAAATTTTAATGAATAATAGAGAGTTAGGAGTGTTTGAACAATAA